One stretch of Streptomyces sp. 135 DNA includes these proteins:
- a CDS encoding thioesterase family protein: MARHIYQCPLRWSDMDAFGHVNNVVFLRYLEEARIDFMFRLAPGDGSPSFSGGSVVARHEIDYVRPLVHRHEPVTIESWVTKIGAASLTIAYEIKDADQVYVRASTVVVPFDLEAQRPRRITAEERQFLQEYVDDCADGGSGALAA; this comes from the coding sequence GTGGCTCGACACATCTACCAGTGCCCGCTGCGCTGGTCGGACATGGACGCCTTCGGGCACGTCAACAACGTCGTCTTCCTCCGGTACCTGGAGGAGGCGCGCATCGACTTCATGTTCCGGCTGGCGCCCGGTGACGGGTCCCCGTCGTTCTCCGGCGGTTCGGTCGTGGCCCGCCACGAGATCGACTACGTACGGCCGTTGGTGCACCGGCACGAGCCGGTCACCATCGAGTCGTGGGTGACGAAGATCGGTGCGGCGTCGCTGACCATCGCGTACGAGATCAAGGACGCGGACCAGGTGTATGTGCGGGCCTCGACCGTGGTCGTCCCCTTCGACCTGGAGGCGCAGCGGCCCCGGCGGATCACCGCCGAGGAGCGGCAGTTCCTCCAGGAGTACGTCGACGATTGTGCCGACGGCGGTTCGGGGGCGCTCGCCGCATGA